A window of the Diceros bicornis minor isolate mBicDic1 chromosome 30, mDicBic1.mat.cur, whole genome shotgun sequence genome harbors these coding sequences:
- the LOC131394196 gene encoding olfactory receptor 7D4-like, with product MEPGNQTSVSEFLLLGFSQDPEHQPILFGLFLSMFVVTVLGNLLIILAISSNSHLHTPMYFFLSNLSFADICFTSTTVPKMLLNIQTRSKSISYAGCITQMYFFMVFGGMDTFLLTVMAYDRFVAICHPLHYPVIMNPSLCGLLVLVSSFISLSYSLIQSLLMLRLSFCTNWVIPHFYCELAQALMLACSDTLVNHILLYMVTGFLGIAPFSGILFSYTRIVSSILRIPSADGKYKAFSTCASHLSVVSLFYGTGLGVYLSPDASSWRGMTVSVMYTVVTPMLNPFIYSLRNSDIKRAVQKVLTQVSYWLAILLEYCHTL from the coding sequence ATGGAACCAGGAAATCAAACAAGTGTTTCAGAATTTTTACTCCTGGGATTTTCGCAAGACCCAGAGCATCAGCCTATCCTATTTGGGTTGTTCCTCTCCATGTTTGTGGTCACCGTGCTCGGGAATCTGCTCATCATCCTGGCCATCAGCTCTaactcccacctccacacccctATGTACTTCTTCCTGTCCAACTTATCCTTTGCTGACATCTGTTTCACCTCCACCACTGTCCCaaagatgctgctgaacatccagACACGGAGCAAATCCATCAGCTATGCAGGCTGTATCACCCAGATGtatttttttatggtttttgGAGGTATGGACACTTTTCTACTCACTGTGATGGCTTATGACCGGTTTGTGGCCATCTGTCACCCATTGCACTACCCAGTCATCATGAACCCCAGCTTATGTGGCCTGCTGGTTCTTGTGTCCTCGTTCATCAGCTTGTCATACTCCCTGATCCAGAGTCTGTTGATGTTGAGACTTTCCTTCTGTACCAATTGGGTAATTCCACACTTTTACTGTGAACTTGCTCAGGCTCTCATGCTTGCCTGCTCAGACACACTTGTCAATCACATCCTGCTGTATATGGTGACTGGCTTTCTTGGCATTGCTCCCTTCTCAGGCATTCTTTTCTCCTATACTCGAATTGTCTCCTCAATCTTGAGAATCCCATCAGCTGATGGGAAATATAAAGCATTTTCTACCTGTGCATCTCACCTGTCTGTGGTTTCTTTATTCTATGGGACAGGCCTGGGTGTGTATCTCAGTCCTGATGCATCTTCCTGGAGGGGCATGACTGTCTCAGTGATGTACACTGTGGTCACCCCAATGCTGAATCCCTTCATCTACAGCCTGCGGAACAGCGACATTAAGAGGGCTGTACAAAAAGTTCTCA